A stretch of Geotrypetes seraphini chromosome 2, aGeoSer1.1, whole genome shotgun sequence DNA encodes these proteins:
- the RNF182 gene encoding E3 ubiquitin-protein ligase RNF182, protein MTGQLTDETVESPGFNSDELECKICYNRYNLRQRKPKVLECCHRVCAKCLYKIIDFGDSPQGVIVCPFCRFETCLPDDEISSLPDDNNILVNLTCGGIGKKGTPENPSELVLTPNRLSTLVSPSHSSSNCLVITIMEVQRESTQSLNSTPVVEFYRPSNFDSAPPMPYHWTVWNCTSLICQTSVRVFVWLLGLLYFSSLPLGIYLLVSKKVTLGVVFVSLVPSSLVILMVYGFCQCICHEFLDCMAS, encoded by the coding sequence atgactggtcAGTTAACAGATGAAACTGTGGAGTCTCCAGGTTTCAACTCAGATGAACTTGAATGCAAGATCTGCTACAACCGCTACAACCTTAGACAAAGGAAACCAAAAGTGCTGGAGTGCTGTCATAGAGTTTGTGCCAAATGTCTTTACAAAATCATAGATTTTGGAGATTCTCCACAGGGTGTTATAGTATGTCCTTTCTGTAGATTTGAAACTTGTCTGCCTGATGATGAGATTAGCAGCCTTCCAGATGACAACAACATCCTGGTGAACTTGACTTGTGGGGGCATAGGGAAGAAAGGCACACCAGAAAATCCTTCAGAACTAGTGCTGACCCCCAACAGACTATCCACCCTTGTGAGCCCTTCTCATAGCTCCTCCAACTGCCTGGTTATAACTATTATGGAAGTACAGAGAGAAAGCACCCAGTCTCTGAACTCTACACCTGTGGTAGAATTCTACAGACCCTCTAATTTTGACTCTGCACCTCCAATGCCTTACCACTGGACAGTTTGGAACTGTACCTCTCTGATCTGCCAAACCTCTGTTCGAGTGTTTGTTTGGTTGCTAGGTTTGCTGTACTTTAGTTCTTTGCCTTTGGGGATCTACTTACTGGTATCCAAGAAAGTCACCCTTGGGGTCGTCTTTGTCAGCCTGGTTCCTTCAAGCCTTGTTATTCTCATGGTTTATGGCTTTTGTCAGTGTATATGTCATGAGTTTTTAGATTGCATGGCCTCGTGA